In a single window of the Elaeis guineensis isolate ETL-2024a chromosome 8, EG11, whole genome shotgun sequence genome:
- the LOC105049695 gene encoding uncharacterized protein produces the protein MSTLLLVLVLLPVHLTCSPPQPPSMDSSSSSEFEFWMVGKEPSIPQPHLLTADELFVDGVLLPLHLLPPSQRNPNSTTQLPSEPNTDTPPPPPDSSISPPPTTSSKRWMDILKAGERKLAERVRKKERRNSAAHAAELVINIWPFSRSCSAGNAGTGNTAKVMVARRKASSTPCSRSNSRGESSKPATTASTTRRRWASNPGRVRFNDGIHLGQTSPVWQLRRNCKPPELEEKTHGRDGSDAKKGGGSGGVRMMDLTRKTCIRYRNLVSCSGEGKDGVAGGDRSTGSVRVGSNAGLFNLRAIFSRMVV, from the coding sequence ATGAGTACTCTCCTCTTGGTTCTTGTTTTGTTACCGGTTCATCTAACTTGTTCCCCACCTCAACCTCCCTCCAtggactcctcctcctcctcggagTTCGAGTTCTGGATGGTTGGCAAAGAGCCCTCCATCCCCCAGCCTCACCTTCTCACCGCCGATGAACTCTTCGTCGACGGCGTCCTCCTCCCTCTCCACCTCCTCCCTCCCTCCCAACGCAACCCCAACTCCACCACCCAACTCCCATCCGAACCAAACACCGACACACCACCACCTCCCCCAGACTCCTCGATTTCCCCTCCTCCCACCACCTCCTCCAAGAGATGGATGGATATTTTGAAGGCAGGGGAGAGAAAGTTGGCAGAGAGggtgaggaagaaggagagaagaaacAGCGCCGCTCATGCCGCGGAGCTCGTCATCAACATCTGGCCCTTCTCGAGGAGCTGCTCCGCCGGAAACGCCGGCACCGGGAACACTGCCAAGGTTATGGTGGCCCGGCGCAAGGCCAGTAGCACGCCTTGCTCCCGGAGCAACTCCCGTGGAGAGTCCTCGAAGCCGGCTACCACCGCCTCCACCACCAGGAGGAGGTGGGCTTCCAACCCGGGACGGGTCCGGTTCAATGATGGCATCCACCTTGGCCAGACCAGCCCGGTCTGGCAGCTCAGGAGGAACTGCAAGCCTCCTGAACTTGAGGAGAAAACCCACGGAAGAGATGGCAGCGATGCGAAGAAAGGAGGCGGCAGCGGTGGAGTTAGAATGATGGATTTGACCAGGAAGACATGCATCAGGTATCGGAATCTGGTGAGTTGTAGTGGGGAGGGTAAGGATGGGGTGGCCGGCGGCGACCGGAGCACTGGAAGCGTTCGCGTTGGAAGCAATGCGGGTCTGTTTAATCTTAGGGCCATTTTCTCCAGGATGGTGGTTTAA